The Hordeum vulgare subsp. vulgare chromosome 4H, MorexV3_pseudomolecules_assembly, whole genome shotgun sequence genomic interval atcctatcgggaacatgtccatgaaggtagccatcggcagtgctttaccatgtttacctggagcactccaccacaacaaccccattcaagatggctatgctcgtgtcacggtggaggacatagtccaagggtttgaggacctggagattgacattgctacacctgaaggggagaaaagacttggagatgtcaagcgccatttcattctatggcaaaagaagtttatcaagtttccaggcgaggcgccaaggacaacaagtccacccccctacggtggtggtggtggcggtggcggtggtggtggtggtggtggtggtggcggttcacctacacctccgtcacgtcagccaacgccccccagtccacaacgtccggcgggtgatcagatgccgccccccagtcctcgtccggcgggtgatcagacgccgccccccaatccacctccggcaaagaagcagaagcagaagcagtcctggattattaacccggacccttatgtacctaagaccacaaaggtactggagccatcactgaagcctctccccacaagtccttgggaacgtagtgccgaggaagtcgacgcggccgcggctgctgatttggagaaatggaaggcggactgcaagaagaaaagagagcccgagcccaagccagtattttctgatgagcaaaagaagtgggctaagtcatttttgagcacaccgtcccaagccgcgaagaatctgcgtgacgactatgcacgtgaacttcgcaggcaggcactcatgttcaaggagaacaaagagcgggagaaggccgaaagtaaaaaaagcgggaaacaagttgcccagctcggggaacaaagtaaacaatcgattgccccgcttatagtggaagccgccggtccggatgcccccgagatcatacaagctgcggcagcacagggattgactgcaacgagtgccagagaacaagcggccaacttaggtattactcttcgtgaactgttaggccttgatgaggcgccagtgaaggaggtagtaattacatatgtcaagaatgggcctctcgtcgagcctgcgcaggaaaaggatctacctccacaaatgaaaggtctgctgaaatggtacaagggttacataaaaaataaaaacgccaaagattatatttatgcggaagttagacatgagcatcacttcaaacattactatgtacaaattgaactgagtgaattgttccagcttttcaatctgcgcgatctcgacaaatctatcatcagttgctacgttctgtaagtgatttatttctaccccatctcgttcatattgcctgcactatatatatgtcctaactatattgttgtgtccgctattatacatgcagaatgaagattaaggaatgcagagtaaggaacatccatgatgttgggttcattgacccacacatcgttaatggacatgtgttggagcatcaccccgccgacatggaggcagacctgtggcagtttcttacaaagcaggaactcaaaagtgatattctatttccttaccattttgggtgagtgtttctgtcttgagcacattctcttttgtttactccatgcatggtatgtggccggctaatcgatgagttatgcatgacgtactgtgcatgtatcgtgtccgcaggttccactggattctgctagtaattaaagttaacacctcagaatgtctcgtccacgactctctgaatatggatccaaagctttggggcggcatgagaagaatgctgcagaagtaattattttcattcatttgcgctctatatcgatcggcctatttcgttcatttcctaatatcaagtaactaataactctcttgttcatttaattttctttgcctcgtagggtttggagacggttcgtagatacaaaggtcggtgaattcaaaaaagagctagaattcaaaaggtcaaagcctaagaatgctggggatattcagccagcggggaccaatctatgtggatactatgtctgtgagatgatccggagatacacctctgagcgggttccgagtgataccaatgctcagaggaataacctccggatgatgcttagtccagaagctcgcttccgaccacttcaagaggaactagctggatggttcagcagggaagtcctccatcctaaaggagaacaccattacgaggacgtagaactttatatgcattaaattatgtatggaaacttgttcaaaattgtatatggtcatccgatgatattgaatatatattgtatattcctcttgaattctttttggttctaatttcaaatttgtttgaaattgtacattcatatgcatgtatgtagtaccgtagaatatatgaaattccttcaaaattaaaataaagcacaaaagaaataaaacaatacaaattaaacagaaaacaggtttaggggggggggggcgcgcgcgctaaaaccctaaacctgtggcggcctttagtcgcggttggccagaagaaccgcgactaaaggtcctccgccccgacggccgcctggcgcccacgtggacgggcctttagtcgcggttcttaagaaaccgcgactaaaggtggggggctttagtcgcgcttagttggtcgcggttgcgcaaccgcgactaatggcagttgcgaaccgcgaccaaaggcctttttTCCACCAGTGTACGATGGAATAACTGTAGCTGTTTGTAGCATTATTGTAATGAGTAAACGTGATTAAACCACATGAATCAGTCTGGCTCAATGCTGGTCTAGTGGCAAGAACATGCAAATACATCAACTTAGTATGCTTTTAACATATACTCCTACCTCATAAAAAACCGTGCCCTTTGTCATATGAAATATCACATGCATGCATATGACTATATTTGTTGAACATGACAACATGGGCACAAGTGTAGAAGAGACGGTGTGCGGCCCACCATCACCACATGTCTGCGTAATTGCAAGTTAGTGTGTGGATTTTTCGATAAAGGACAATTTATTACATACAACGGCTAACCATTTCACCCGGCCTGGCAATGTGTGGATGGTGGTGTACCATTACTGCAGGAATGTCTAGCAGTGACATACACATAAAGCTCAGTACTGTCGGGCAAGGCTCTCAAGGACGTCCGCCACTGACCAGTCACCACTTGTAATACGACATCAATGGCGTGCCCCCGCCTGCCAGTGGTACGTACCTAGCAGTGGCGAGCATTTTCTAACACCCGCCACTAGTGACGAGCTCTTCTCGATGCCTGCCACTGCTAATAATTTAAGGAATTAAAACAAATAGACAGACTATACTACGTATATATGACTTCACAATACATGTCATGTAATACAAGGtgttcatacatacatacacatcatACACGGATTATAATATATTCATACATCATGATTGATTTACAATCATGTCCGAAGAGAAAACCATCACACATGATAAATTAAAGAACACTAGATAATTGTTATCATACAAGCTAAAAAACTCATATCATTCTAGCATATAACAAGTAGTAGCTGTGACACACtcctctctcctaggtaaaattGTATAAAACAAGTAAACCCCTCAATCTCCGTATTGGAGAATAAAGACCCCCCTGTCTCCAATATGTGGTCTGCGCACATCCACGTGTTCTCCAATTGTTTGTTTGCGTGCATTAATTGTTTTGGTCCATCCTTTGATGTTGATGCGTCCATCGGTCGAAGAAATCGAGTATGCACTAGAAAAAGACACAGCCGGACTtggcggtaattaagctaacaaTATGCATGTTACCTCCCATGAACAACAGGTCAGGCACAACATCCTTCGGCAACTTctattgaagaacataatagtaaCATAACTATCAATGAAGTTTTGTCTAAGAATAATGTATGTGAAAGATGGACTAATGACACAACTGTAAAAAAAATCTAATGATGCTATGCGCATAGATGTTACCATGGTTCAACACGTGGACTAGTCGCATGTTTCTAGTATAATTATTGGCAATTAGATGATTGCTCTTAAAAATCTCAACATCATTAATAAATGAGACAAGATATTTTTTCTCCTCACAAGTTAGCTCTTGGCCATAAATGTAGTACATCTTGTCTATTGCATTCCTTGTATTTCTTTGAGCAACGAAATAAGCCGTCAATAAGAAATAAACAACTTTAATACGAATGAATACCAAccttttttaaataaacaatataaattacgtaAAAACCGAATTTGATAAATTTACATAGAGGTAGAACTGGAATCATGTCCACATCCACCCAAATTTCGATATTATCTTTAGGATCGTCTTCACCACCAATATCAAAGGTTATTTTCATATCCTCCTCAAATCCGTAGGCCTTGCACAATGCTCTCCAATTTGACCAACCAAAATGGGAGTAATTTACTCCATTGTAGAGCTTAACATCAAAAGTGAAACCATGTTTCATCCTGAGGTAATATTTGTTCATCTCCATATGCTCCCTATCTTCAAAGCTGAGATTGTCTAAGACATACGGTCTTGCATAGCATGGGATGCACTAGTAAAATTGTAGATAACCAAAATAACACGTTTAAAACCCCACAAGTCAAATGCTTAATTACATACTTGTCATCGTAACATATCGTCTCGTATTTGAAGCACTCTTTCAGTGTGAGGGTGAAGCGCGTACCGTTTTCCAGGTGAGGTCTATCGCACGTACCCTCGTCGGAGGAGCAGTAATCACACTCTAGGATCCTATCATCTTCAGACATATCCTGTGTTTATAATTCATATATTGAAAAACAAATGGCAAATACGAGGAACTCAACACAACTCAGCACGGATGGAGTTTCGGTCTGTCGAGGATTAATTCCTTGAAAAACTCTCATCTCTCACAATGATATGGTGGTGTACTTGTTGGGCACTCCCTCGCAATGATATGGTGGTGTATTCCAGCCTAAACGTCCTACTAAACGGAACAGAAGCCTGCGCGTCTTCTCTCGGGTATTCTGTTTCCTCCACGGATGTATATGTGTAACATGTTGTAACTCATCCAACACAGTGAGATCAATTCAATTGTTCAACTGCGACAGCTCCCCACCGACCTTGCACAAGAGCTTGTCAGCTTGCAGCAGCCGTTGCGCATCCGATGGTTCAGAGCAAAATGAGCGATGCAACAACGGCGTGGGTTTCCGTCCCTAGAGATCTGCTACAGATGCATGCACGCATGTAGTAGTACACTAGCTATTAGGTCAAATATAGCGTCTCCATTCTGTGGCCAATGGAGACCTTTTTATTCTTCGTTTCCCACTATCGATCGGGAGCCATAGCTAGCTGTACGTACGTTCAGTTACTGATTCTCTGGACGAATCTGCTTCCCATTTCACGCGTCAATCAGCCGTTATCAGGTGATTGCTAGCTTATCGTTTACCTCCAATCCATGGAACATGCAAGTTGATCGACCATATATTCATGCAAGTAGTGGTCTCGAAATCTGTGCGGTGCATGAATTCTACCATATATTCCTGGTCAGAATTATTCTCTTTCCATGTAGTTTTGTATGGTTGCTCAAGTGTTCACAGGGATATATATAATTATCTTTCCATGTCGGCAGTCTTGCCTAGTTAGCAGGATACATATATGCACGCCGATCTCCATCAGTTCGGCAGAGAAGCTCTAGATATCTAGCTGTACACATGATCGAGAGATGTACTAGGATATTAATAATGTGGATGCCtccaaaacttgctctctctagcTGCTTGAATTTCCCATATGTGTACAAAAATTGAGTGAATTCGACTGCTACAAGAAGAGGTAATTTCAAGACTATGACCCTAACTAGAGAGTTGACaatttgagagccaagaaagggaGTGCGTGCCCGTATCGGATCGATATTTAACTTACATGACAGACCGTAAACTGGCCTTACAAGAACTGATGTATTTCATCAGGATCATCAGCCAGAAAACCGAGTTCATCAGCTCCGATCCGGTGGCTAATCTTGGTGGTTTGCGCTGCGATGCTTGTTTTGGCCCTAGTGGCATTGTATCGAATCTTTTCAACTGCCTTCTTTTCCGTTTTTATTTTTGCAAACCTCGGAACTAGTAGCTTTATATATCATTTTCATGACATTTTGTTGTCTCAAATTTGAATACGAGAATGAAGAGTAAAAACAAATATTCTTTATTGTATTTTAGTATTATCTAGTTGCAAATATTTAAAGAATATAATTATTATTTCCCATGCATGTTGAGCGAACTAAAGTTAGTGAGGTTGATGAAATGGGATTTTCTTATTGTTTATAATTTACATGTCCCATGCATGTGAAGAGAATAGAGGTCGTGATGTTGATGAGGTGACATGCGTGCATGTTGAGATAAATAAAGTAGTAGGGATCAACTAAGTATACATGATACATGAGAGTGCAAGAATACAATTCATTTCGGTCAATAATATCATGTAACTAGATAACATAATTATAGGTAGCATTTGTATGCTGGTATAATTTCGAATTGATCAAATAGGTAAACGAGGTAGACTAttttgtaacacatgatcccgagACTGATGAAGCTAAGGTCGGATTAAGACGTCATTGGTAGTTGCGAAGAAAATTGCTCCCCATTTGGAAATAGATGTTCTTCTATAAATACCAAAGTGAGTCTTGAACAAGTTTAATACACAGAATGTATGGGAAGTATTAGTGTTGGTTAGATGAAAATAATATCATTAGATTTGCTGTAATTTCTCTATTATATTACAATCTGTAAAATTTGACCAACATATTCGTAAAGTTGCATGTTGAAGACGTACCCATTCCTAAAAGACATGTATATTCAAATGATGTGAGTACATTGACTATCTGGAAAAAAATGATTGGTTGGCACTTGACCTGAATTTCACACAAATTTTAGTGATACAGAACTTCCTTGGAAGTTTTTTACAAGGATAGTAATTCATTCATCCAAAAGGACTATGTAGGATATTGTTCTACATAATTTCATCattcatttttttcaaattttctcGACTCATAGCCAGCTAAAGAGAACCACAAATTATATGCTAATATAAGCATAATGCTCAAGATAAATATGTATGCATATGTTTAATGCATACATTCTTATGTATCAATATATTTGGATATCATATGATTCATATTTGTTGATGATTTCCGATATATGGGTACCCCAGGAAGTTAAGTGCTTCTTCCTTCCTTGATTTAGCTAACAGTACATCGTGAAATACGTCCATTGGAGTTGTACATTCATGTGTGTATATAGAGTACATCTCGTTTTAAACCAGGTAGTGTGATTTTCGAGGAGCAATTTTTTTTTCAGACACTCCGACCCAGGTTTTAGCTTGAACTGTTGCGTGAGACCATATTGTGAAAATGATCGAGTCAGGCATTAAATCTTGTTCATTGTGAATTATGAAGCTAAAATCTGATTCAAAATGCCACAATGATACATATTTTGGTCAAAGTTTTGCAATATCATGGTTCAAATAATATTTACTAGTGTTAACATTGAAATGTTTACAGTTCACTTTATTTATTCCTTCATTACGTTATCCACACGTGCAAGAGCATCCCCTGCTCCCACCCACACACACCATCCTTCCGACGACTGATCTATGGTTCTTGATGGTGCGGTGTAAACTTAAAAAGAGGCGCGCCAAGCATACATTCTGCtttctccattcctaaatatttgtctttttaaagattcaactacggactacatacggatcaaAATAAGTAAACTTAtattctaaattatgtctatatacatccgtatgtagtccgtaatgaaatttttaaaaagacaaatatttaaaaacggagggagtatatgtagcTGCGATGAGAAACAAAATATAGCCGGACGTGGCAAGCTTAAAAACGTTACGACGCTTTTGTAActgataaaagaaaagaaaagatgcCACAATGAGAAACATGAAGTAGCCGCGAATGCATGTGAAAGAGTAATGCTACACCTACAAAGGCTTACTTAAAGATTTTACGTACAAACTGATGTGTAAGATTGTGATTGGTAATTGAGGCTGAAAATCAGGGGGGAAAGAAGAGTTAGTTTGAAAGGTTAAGTAAACATTTGTAAGTTTTTGTAGGTCTAGCATTATTGCATGTGAAAAGCCGTGGATCTGATCATGCTTCATATTATCATGTGTGCGTACGTGTACGTACAAAATATACAAGCTGGCACATCACGGATCGAGTTAACGCAACCTGAACACCCATGGGGAAAAAACACAACCTGAACAAAGTTTTTATTCCACGTACATATATCCTTTTACAAATACTTGAATCATGCATTTAGACCATAACGGGAAATGGTAAACTCAAGCATGCATGCACGAGCGAGGGAGCCCATGCATGCACGCGACAGACAAATACATGAACTGGAAAACCagaaaatatataggtgcatgcgTATAACAGAAAATATGCTAATTACagtacgacgatgacgacaatgacgacgatgaaggTCTAACATGCATGGTTTGTGATGGATAGATCAGCTGGGGCAGGTGAAGTCGGCGGGGCAGGTCTTGCCGCACTGGTTGAGGAGGAGCACGAGGTCGACGGGCACGTTGAGCTTGATGCCGAGGACGTTGGCCTTGATGGCGGTGCAGAGGCACACGGCGGCGTCTAGGTCGGCGAGGCCGCTGAGAAGCGGGCAGCACTGCTCGTTCGTCGGCACGCCGAGTTTGAGCTTCAGCAGGTTCAGCACGTTGGCGCATACCTTGAGCTTCAGCGTGTCGATTGAGCAGGTGCCACCCCCGCCGCCGGTCGAAGGCGGAGACGGCACGGGAACTGGCGGGGGCGGGCTTGGGACTGGGACCGGCGGTGTGTTGCCGCACGATCCGCAGCCATGCACGGCCACGAGGACGGCCAGGTTCGTGGCGAGGAGGAGGGCGAGCTTGGACGGCGCCATTGCTAGTAGCTAGCTAGAGTGTACTGGCTTGTGGCTGAGCGCTAGGTGGGCTTTGCTAGCTTGGGATGCTTTTCCTGGGTTGCTTGGGGTGGTATTTATAGCTAGGCCAGGGTGtagcgtgcaagtgcaagtgcgtCGTTCATGTCATGATCAATCGAGTTTGACTCTTGCCGTTATTTGCAAACATTATTTGCCACCTACTAGTACTAAATTGTAATCGTAGGATATTACGTGCGTACGTTGGAGCTTAACACGTTACCTAATTTCCAAGTACTCCTATATGCTTGCATCTATGTTTGATTGGTCCAAAAATTCGACAATAATATAGAAAGGAGACATGATATTCTAGCGTGCACCGGATAATCCTGCAGATGGATCCACCGTCCACCATTGTTTTGAAATTTGTGTTATGTAGTTCTCTGGTTCTGACAAATTTGTCTTTGTTTTAGCGTGTTACGTTAGGTCTTCCTCTCATTCTAAGGTGTATCATAGTGTTTCATTGTGCAACAAACTCGATCTAAATTAGTGTACCCTTATTTGTTTTTTTGATACACttcgaaataaaaataaaaataaaaatacatgaaACAAGATAAGTTCTGACAGGAATAAAAAAGTAGCATGAACATCTCAAAGCAACGCATGGACGATGGGTAGAAAAGCATTCTTCTAGAAGACACACATAGTATATGACAATCGAAATATATCTGGCAGAGCTACCAGCTGGCATAACCTGATCTTGAGGATCACTAGAGACAAATTTAGGACATTGTTATGTCGGTTTTTATTCCATGTAGCCATAAAAATGCATGCTACTACCAGCGCAGGAAATGTCTACTTTGTATTGGTTATCATCCTACCAGGGCAGGAGTCAATTACACTACAAGTGCTTGAACTTGGTAAGCAAAGTCAGTCAAGTGCTAAAACTTGCGGCATACATTGAACCGGTGACAGAACTTGGCTTGGACGTGCATCTGCAGCGCTAATCACTTTTTTATACATATAACATGTTGACGAGGCATATGAACATGGCGTGGAATCCAATATACCAGCGACAGGAAAAGCAGGGATGGACGTGCGACCTAGGTTTTTGCGAAAAACTCCCTAATGACCCAAATGGGCCTTAAATGGACTGTAATGACCTTGGCTCATATTTACCATATCATGTTTTTAGTTGATATATACCATTATAATTCATATTACTATTAAAATTacataacattttttaaataatgcTTATATATATTTTATAATTAGATTAACAGTATGTTTACTAATAATATTTCTCGTAAGGTAAGTACATGAATATTTACCTTAATGCATGAATATAGCCTAAAAATACAATAATAGTTTTTGAATACAATAAAAATATATGATTTTTATTATAATTTGCGAGAATTATTATAATTCATAAATATTATTTTAACTATAGAAATATTTCTAAAAATAATTTAATATTTGATAGGATGAGATTGACGTTCTTCTAAATAAGAACAATTTTTAGAATTATGTGAACAATATTTTAGATAAAATAATTAGAATTACATGaacattatttaaaaaaaataatttttagaaTTACATGAACATTTTGTTAAATAAGAATATTTTTTTAGAATTACATGACCATTATCTTAAATATTTTTCTTATAATTATAAGAACATTATATTAAATAACTTAATTTATTTGTATGTATAATATTTGTTCGTATTCTAAAAAAGtgttatgaaaaataaaaaaaataacatGTGAAAATGCTCCGCGGTGATTGCAGGCCATTTAAGGCCTATGTGCGTGCTTGTTCATATGTCATTATGCATAGTAATCACATTTATACAGCAAGTGATATGTGGTGTGATGGCTAGCCTGTCTGAGCTGGCGTTGAAGGTCGTTTGTTTGAACCTTGCCTCCTCATTTCCCTTTGTTGCATTATGTCCTTGCAGGATAGTCACTTTTTAGCGTTATTTTAAGGTAAACAATGAGAGGATTTTATTGAGGAAAAATAAAATATCAGGGTATGTTCGTAAAAAATCAGGCCACGTACCATCCTCGCATTCCAGTCACTGACATTGGGTCCCATGCC includes:
- the LOC123449972 gene encoding cortical cell-delineating protein-like; translation: MAPSKLALLLATNLAVLVAVHGCGSCGNTPPVPVPSPPPPVPVPSPPSTGGGGGTCSIDTLKLKVCANVLNLLKLKLGVPTNEQCCPLLSGLADLDAAVCLCTAIKANVLGIKLNVPVDLVLLLNQCGKTCPADFTCPS